A region of Vitis riparia cultivar Riparia Gloire de Montpellier isolate 1030 chromosome 1, EGFV_Vit.rip_1.0, whole genome shotgun sequence DNA encodes the following proteins:
- the LOC117924404 gene encoding CASP-like protein 2A1 — MMGDKGEKECATASSPIELGCGEGDESGNKSSMRTVETLLRLVPVALCTVSLVVMLKNSQTNDFGSLSYSDLGAFRYLVHANGICAGYSLLSAIFTAMPRPPTMSRAWTFFLLDQVLTYLILAAGAVSTEVVYLAYKGDEAVTWSDACSSFGGFCQKTTASISITFVTVLCYAVLSLISSYKLFSKYDAPIYFNGKGIEIAAFHS; from the exons atgatggGGGACAAAGGAGAGAAAGAGTGTGCAACTGCAAGCTCTCCAATAGAGTTGGGATGTGGGGAAGGAGATGAGAGTGGTAATAAGAGCTCCATGCGGACTGTAGAGACCTTGCTGAGACTGGTTCCAGTGGCTCTCTGCACAGTTTCACTTGTTGTGATGCTCAAAAACTCTCAGACCAATGACTTCGGCTCCCTCTCCTACTCTGACCTTGGAGCCTTCAG GTATCTTGTGCATGCTAATGGAATTTGTGCTGGCTACTCCCTTCTTTCAGCCATCTTTACAGCTATGCCTCGCCCTCCTACGATGTCCCGAGCTTGGACTTTCTTCTTGCTCGATCAG GTGTTGACATACTTAATACTGGCTGCTGGAGCTGTTTCAACTGAGGTGGTGTATTTGGCCTACAAGGGCGATGAAGCAGTCACATGGAGTGATGCATGCAGCTCCTTTGGGGGCTTCTGCCAGAAGACCACTGCATCCATCTCCATCACTTTTGTTACAGTCCTTTGCTATGCTGTGCTTTCCCTCATCTCCTCCTACAAACTCTTCAGCAAGTACGACGCCCCCATCTACTTCAATGGCAAAGGCATCGAGATAGCTGCATTTCATAGTTGA